The genomic stretch ACCATCCGGAGTCAGAAGTCTTAACGTATCTCTGCAAGTGATCACCGGAACGGCGGAACCCTCTTTTGCTGCAGCATTGTATAATCTAAAAATAAGTTCACTTGAGCATAAAGGACGAACGGCATCGTGAACAGCAACCCATCCTTCATCCGGCAGTTTTGCGAGTCCGGCAGCTACAGATTGTGCTCTTGTCTTTCCTCCGGGCACTAAAGTATGACGGGGAATATTTTCAAGGTTTTCACAAGTCTCTTCCCAATAGGAGAGATAGTCAGCATGCATAACAAGAAAAATTTCAATGTCGTCCTGATTAAAACGGCGAAGGGTATGTGCAAGAATGGGTTCGCCGGCAAGAGGTAAAAACTGTTTGGGTAGGGTTCCCTGCATACGGGTACCCTGCCCACCGGCCACAAGTAGGGCAAACCTTCTCATTAATCCAGAATCAGCATGGCATCACCATAACTGAAGAAACGATATTTTTCCTTTTGGGCCACTTTATAAGCTTCCATGATTAAATCATATCCGCCAAATGCAGTGGTCATCATCAGCAGCGTAGACTCCGGCATATGAAAATTGGTGATCATCATATTGGCAATACTGAAATCATACGGAGGGAAAATAAATTTATTGGTCCATCCGGAGTTGGGTTTTAATTCTCCCATCGTACTCACAGAGGTTTCCATAGCTCTCATGGCCGTTGTTCCTACTGCACAAATATTCTTTTTAGCAGCTTTCGCTTTGTTGACAATATCCACCGCTTTTTGATCCACTGAAAATTGCTCGGAATCCATCTTATGCTTGGTGAGATCTTCTACCTCAACCGGACGGAATGTGCCAAGACCAACATGTAAAGTGACTTCAGCAAGATTAACGCCTTTAAGCTCAAGTCGTTTTAATAATTCACGACTAAAGTGTAGTCCCGCAGTTGGAGCAGCTACCGCACCTTCGTTTTTCGCGAAAACTGTTTGGTATCTCTCTTTATCGGCAGGTTCTGCTTTACGCTTAATGTATTTGGGGAGTGGGGTATGACCCAATTGCTCAATAACATTTCTGAACTCATCTGAGTTGCCGTCGAATAGGAATCTTAATGTTCGGCCACGAGACGTAGTATTGTCAATTACTTCTGCTACGAGCATATCATCATCTCCAAAATACAATTTATTTCCAATACGGATTTTGCGTGCAGGATCAACAAGTACATCCCATAACTTGCTGTCAGGATTTAATTCCCGGAGAAGGAAAACTTCAATTTTAGCTCCGGTCTTTTCTTTGTTTCCATATAAATCGAGCAGGGAAAACTTTGGTGTTATTTAAAACAAGAACATCGCCATCATCAAAATATCCCAGAATATCACGAAAGGTTTTATGTTCGATTTTTCCGGTCGTACGGTGAATCACCATTAACCTTGATTCATCGCGATTAGCAGCAGGATGTGTGGCAAGCAGTTTCTCATTGAAACCGAATTTGAATTTAGATAACTTCATAGCTTACGGGCCGGTGGTATTAAGTTAAAGTTGATAATGAAAAATCATCTTTAACATAGTTAGAATTAATGTAAGGTTCCGTTATTTCGGGATGCGAAGATACGCTTTTTAAAGGCCTGAACGTTAAAGTGCCAATGGTAATGTGCTGTAAATCAGCAAGTAAAAACTTTAATTGAATTTAATCTATTGGTTTTCAGTATTTTGAGTAGCCGTCAGGTTTTCTAAAGATTTGTTTTTAGGATACTTGGCTTCCAGATCTGCGATGGTGAAGGCATCTGTAAGAAAATAAGGTCCTATGCGGGTTCTGCAAAGTGAAGATAAATGCGCTCCAACGCCAAGTGTTTCACCAATATCTCTGGCTAAAGCTCTGATATAAGTTCCTTTACTGCATACAATCCTAAAATCAACCTCCGGAAGTTCGCAACGGGTTAACTCAAATTCTTTAATAAAAAGCCGACGCGATTTTAATTCAACATGATCACCTCTTCTTGCAATTTTATAGGCCCGCTGTCCCCCGGTTTTAATAGCAGAATGCATGGGTGGAATCTGATCGATATCACCGGTAAACTTCAAAAAGGCTTGTCTCACATTTTCCTCTTTCAGATGTTCAATTGGAAATTCCCGGTCGCGTTCAGTTTCAAGGTCGAAAGACGGAGTGGTTGCTCCGATGTAAAATGTGCCTGTATATTCCTTCTCTGCATCCTGAATTTCACTAATAGTTTTGGTTTTCTTCTCCGTACAAATGATTAAAAGTCCGGTGGCGAGTGGATCAAGAGTGCCCGCATGCCCTGCTTTTTTAGCTTTTATGATCCACTTTACTTTTTTCACTACATCAAAAGAAGTCCATTCGAGTGGCTTATTCATTAACAAAACAATTCCTTCAGGACCGGGTTGATTCATTGTCTTAAACCAGCTTCAGATCAACACCCATGATGTATAAAACGATAATTCCTACACCAACAATAATACGATAGTATCCAAAGAACATAAATCCATGCTGTGTGAGGAAGGTGATAAATGACCGGATGGCGATTGCGGCTACAATAAATCCTACAATGTTTCCTATGATAAGCAAATTGATCTGTTCATCTGATACCCCAAGACCTTCTTTTGAAAATTTATATACTTTGAAAATGGTTGCAGCGAACATCGTAGGGACAGCAAGAAAGAATGAAAACTCAGCAGCGGTTTTTCGGTCAAGTTTGCAATAGAGTCCTCCGATGATAGTAGCTGCAGATCTGGAAATGCCCGGTATCATCGCAATACATTGAAACATTCCGATTTTAAAGGCTTTATTGTAAGTTACCTGTTGCGCAGAATTTCCGGTGCCGCCTTTTATCCAGTCATCGATGAAAATAAGCAAAACCCCTCCTGCCAATAATGTGAATGCCACTACCAATACATTCGATAGAAGCATATCAATTAAATCATCCATCAAAAAACCAAGAACAGCAGCAGGTAGGAATGCAAGAAATAGTCTTTTGTAAAAAGCTATACTTTGTAAAAACCGTTTGTAGTACAAGGCAACAACGGAAAGTATTGCTCCAAATTGAATAGATACGGTAAATGTTTTGGTAAACGGTTCTTCAGCAATCCCCATGATAGAAGACGCAATAATCATATGTCCGGTGGATGAAACCGGAAGAAATTCAGTGAGACCTTCAATAATGGCCAGTATAACAGCTTGTATTGTGGTCATGGCGTTTAGTCCGCCTTTTTCACAATGGCATAAATGGCAAGTGCATAACCCATCATGACAACAATAGGTGCAAGGGTTATTCTTCTGAAACTAAAAACCTCTTCATTGAATACATTCGGATTTTCTGCCTTTCCTCCTGCCATGAGGAAATAGCCAATCAGCAATAGTCCAATGGAGATGAAGAGTAAAATGTAATTTTCCTTCCGAAAGCAAAGGCGGCTTCGTTGATATTCTCTTTTGATACAGCAGTTTTAGCACCGGCGGGCTTTTTATCACTCAGGTTTTTTGAAATATTTGGATCAATATAGATTCTCTGTTCGGTAACGAAGATATTTATTCACGGCAAACCAGGTGCATATCAGCGAAAGAAATACGCCTGTTAGTATTAATCCAATCGCTACAATACCCATCAGGCGGTAATCGCGGATGAGGGTGAGCTCAGGTATTTTTAATAAGGCCAGATACATCAGACCGGATAAAAGGAAGATGGAAACGAATCCGCCTATAAGCCCGTTCCAGATGCTCAATGTGAGAAAAGGGGTACGAATGAAACTCTTTGTGGCTCCTACCAGCAGCATGCTTTTGATCAGGAGTCTGCGCGCGTAGAGTGAAATTCTAATCGTGTTGTTTATTAACGCAACAGAAACAATGATTAACAAAGCACTAAAGGTTAACATGATCCAGGTGATCGTTTTCAGATTTCGGTTGATGCTTTCTACAAGCGAAGGTTGATACTGCACTTCCTTTACAACCGGATGAGCTTTGACAGAGGAAATAAAGCTTTCAATATTCTCTTCATTCGCATATTCCGCTTTTAAACGGACGTCTAGTGTTGGATACAAAGGGTTGTACCCTAGAAAATTGAGAAAATCTTCTCCCAGATCCTTCTTTAATGTCGCTGCAGCCTCGTCTTTTGTGATTAATCGGGTGCTCTTTATAGAATTATTGGATTGAATCCTTGTTATTAAATCATTGATGGCCAGACTATCAGCTTCCGGCTTGAGGATCAGGGAGACCTCAATATTTTCTTTGACATACGTGCTGAGCTTATCGGCATGTAAGAGCATAATTCCCAAAGCACCTAATAAAAAGAGAACCAAGGAGATACTCACCACCGTGGATAGGCGGGAAGCTTGTTGGGTTTTTCTAACCAGTTTTTTTTCCTCTGTCATTGATTGCTGCAAAAGTATAAAATTATGGGTGGGGTGATTCTGCACTTTTATAAGAATTATTCACCCCCTCTTTTTACTAACTTCGTACCCCCTCATTGAAACCTGTATTATGGATTATAATTTCCGGGAAATAGAAGATAAATGGCAACGCTATTGGCGGGCAAATAGCACTTATCGCACTGTTGAAACGCCGGGCAAGAAGAAGTATTATGTGCTGGATATGTTTCCTTATCCTTCAGGTGCCGGCTTACATGTTGGTCACCCCTTAGGTTATATTGCCTCTGATATTGTGGCCCGTTATAAACGCCTTAAGGGTTTTAACGTGTTGCATCCGATGGGCTACGATGCTTTCGGACTTCCTGCCGAGCAATATGCTATTCAAACCGGCCAGCATCCTAAAATTACAACAGAGCAAAATATCAAACGGTATCGTGAACAGTTAGATAAAATTGGTTTTTCCTACGACTGGTCAAGAGAGATCCGAACCTGTGAACCGGAGTATTATCGCTGGACACAATGGATTTTCATAAAATTATTTCATTCCTGGTTCAATTGTTTGACGGAAAAGGCTGAGCCCATTGAAAATCTCATTCGCCTTTTTGAAACGGAAGGATTTAATTGTAATCAACCTCAATATCTCACCGGAGATATCGAAAAGAATGTCCCTTCCTTTTCTGTTGCAGACTGGAAGGAAATGTCTGAAAAGGAACAATCGGACATTCTGCTGAATTTTCGTCTGGCCTACCTCAGCGACGCCTGGGTGAACTGGTGTCCTGCTTTAGGTACTGTATTGGCCAACGATGAGGTGAAAGATGGTGTCTCAGAACGCGGAGGCTATCCGGTAGAGAAAAAGATGATGAAGCAATGGAGCCTTCGTATCACCGCTTACGCCAATCGTCTTTTGCAGGATTTGGATAATCTGGACTGGCCGGAGTCAGTGAAGGAAGCTCAACGCAACTGGATTGGAAAATCGGAAGGAACATCCATTCGTTTTAAGGTGGTGGATCACGATGCGTGGATGGAAGTGTTTACCACCCGTCCTGATACGGTGTTCGGCGTTTCATTTGTTACCCTGGCTCCAGAGCACGATCTCGTCAACAAGATAACGTTGCCGGAGTACCGAACTGCAGTGGAGGAATATGTAAAACATGCTACCAATAAGTCCGAGCGGGAACGACAAGCGGATGTAAAGAAGGTAAGTGGTCAGTTTACCGGTGCCTATGTTTTACATCCTTTTACTGGTGAACATATACCGGTTTGGATTGGAGAATATGTGCTTGCAGGATATGGTACCGGTGCCGTAATGGCAGTCCCCGGACATGATCAGCGCGATTTTCTTTTCGCCAAACATTTTGATTTGCCTGTTAAGGAAGTAGTGAGTGGCGGCGATATCTCCATGGAAGCCTATACACCCAAAGAGGGAATTCTGGTCAATTCAGGATTTCTCAATGGATTAGCTGTAAAACAGGCCATCAAAGAAGCAATACTTGAAATTGAAAGACTTTCTATAGGTCAAGGCCAGGTGAATTATCGCCTCCGGGATGCAGCATTTGGTCGCCAACGGTATTGGGGTGAGCCCATTCCGGTCTATTACAAAGACGGTATACCGCATACGTTAGATGCTTCGGAATTGCCATTGGTATTGCCTGAGATCGATAAGTTTCAGCCTACGGAGAGTGGAGAACCCCCACTGGCAAGAGCAATAGACTGGAAGTACAAAGGAGAATATGATTACGAAAGTACAACCATGCCCGGTTGGGCCGGCTCCAGCTGGTATTTTTTGCGCTATATGGATGCCAATAACAAAAGTGAATTTGTATCGAAAGAGGCCGTCAATTACTGGGAGCAAGTAGATTTTTATCTCGGAGGCGCTGAACATGCCACCGGTCATCTCCTCTACGTGCGCTTCTGGACCAAGTTCCTCCATGATCTGGGATTGATTCCTTTCGGTGAACCCGCAAAAAAGCTCATCAATCAGGGGATGATTCAGGGAGTGAGTGCGTTTGTAGAATCAGAGTCCTAAATGGCATCAAAAAAAAGAAATTTGGTTTATGATTGCTGTTGGAGACCTTGGTAAGAATCACCATGTTTATTGAAATCTAGCTTGTTTAAAATTATACTACTGAAGGATTACGAGATACAGTAAGTAATTGCCTGCAAATCTTTATTTATTGAATTGATGTGTCCTGATGGTAATTATGGAAAGCATTCTTTAAAAGGGGGGGGGCGAAAGCCGACCCCCCCCCCCCCCCCAAGCGAAATAGGGGATTTCCCTAGGGGTTAAATTGGGGACAAAAACAATTGTGGCGTGTTTAATGGTAATTTAAAGAGGCAAAGGTTTGGGTTACACCGAGGTTGAGAAGATGCAAAGTCTAAATTAAATGGTCATAAGTCGAGATGATGTAAGGAAGGGGATTTTGAAAGAAACTATAAGTTTAAACAAGATGACATCATCGAAGAATACGGTGCCGACACATTACGTCTTTATGAAATGTTCCTGGGGCCGCTGGAGCAAAGTAAGCCCTGGAGCACGCAAGGTATAAACGGCGTCCATAATTTCCTGCGTCGCTGGTGGAGGATGTATCACAGTAAAGAAGGGAATTTCATGCTGAGTGATGAAGCTCCTTCTGCTGCCGAATGGAAGATCCTGCATAAGACCATCAAAAAGGTGGAGGAAGATGTGGAGCGTTTTTCATTCAATACCACCGTGAGCGCTTTTATGATTTGTGTGAATGAATTGACCGATCTCAAATGCAACAAGCGGGCGATACTGGAACCATTGGTCGTGCTTATTTCCCCTATGCACCACATTTTGCGGAGGAATTATGGCAGTTGCTGGGTCATGCAGAAAGTGTAACCCTGGCGGCATTTCCCGAATGGAAACAAGAGTATTTGGTGGAGAATGAGTTTGAATATCCGGTCTCGATCAATGGGAAAGTGAAATTTAAAATCAATCTTTCTTTGCAGTTGAACAAGGAAGAGGTAGAAAAAAGCGTTCTAAGCTCAGAAGAAATGAGTAAATTTATCTCGGGAACGCCAAAAAAGGTGATTGTTGTCCCCGGCAGGATAGTAAACGTGGTGACCTAATCATCCTTTGTCAGGTCTCCTCATAAGGTCAATTATTAGTTTTAAATAAATAAATAGAATTTAGTCAACCATGCAACTCTTACTTCAACATATAGAAGCACTCATTTTCGCCTCCGAACAACCAATAACCGGAGATGAAATTTTGTCATGCCTGAAATCCGTTTATGGCTGGGAATTGAAAAAAGACCAGTTTCATAGCCTCATTTCTGAATTAAAGGAGAAATATTTATCAGAAGACTTCTCTTTTGAGCTGATTGAGATTGCAGATGGCTACCAGTTCCTGACAAAAAAGGAATATCATCATGCCGTCAATACGCTGTTACAGATTAAAGCCAGACGTCGTTTAAGTACTGCTGCGCTAGAAACATTGGCCATAATCGCCTATAAACAACCTCTTTCTAAGTCAGAGATAGAGCATATTCGTGGTGTTAACTGCGATTATAGTATTCAAAAGCTGCTTGAGAAAGAACTAATAATAATCAGTGGTAAAGGTGACGGACCCGGAAAACCCTTGCTTTATGCCACAAGTAAGAATTTTATGGACCATTTCGGACTGAAATCCGTGAAGGATCTCCCGAAGCTCAAGGACTTACATATTGCTGATAATGAAATAGGTACACCGGCAGATTTGATGGATCATATCGATGTCCCGGTGGATGAAGAACCCGGAGCAGCCGCTTTCGAGGAAGATGAATCCGGAACGTTTCACATCGAAGGTACTGTTGATCCGGAAGCTGCCATGGGATCTTTGGAACAGGATTTGCAAGATGATAGTGACCCAAACAACACAAAACAAGAATGAAAAAACTCATCATCGCTACTTTACTCGCACTTACCCTGCCGTTTTTTACAGTAGCGCAAACACCATTACGCAAAGTTGAAAACCGTGCATTTGGTCCGAGTGAAGTATTAGAATATAGAATTCACTACGGATTTATTGATGCCGGAGTAGCAAAATTAGAAGTAGATCCTGTTGTAAAAACCGTAGGAGGACGTCAATGTTACCGCGTCGTTGGAACCGGAAAATCAGTGGGAGCATTTGATTGGTTCTTCAAAGTGCGCGATCATTATGAAAGTTATATTGATGCGGAAGCCATGATTCCCTGGCTGTTTATTCGCAGAATTGAAGAAGGTGGCTATTCGAAAAAACAAAATGTCAGCTTCAATCATTTCAAATCTACAGCTACCAGTGAGAAGAAAACGATAAGTACTCCCGGACAGGTTCAGGATCTTATTTCTGCCTTCTACTATGCACGAACTATTGATCTGACACATGCCGCGGTCGGAGATACCTTCCAGATTAACTGTTATCTCGACGATGAAGTATTCCCGATGGTAATTAAATATACCGGTAAGGAAAAGGTGAAAACCAAGGCAGGCACATTCAATTGTATTGTATTCAAGCCTTACCTGTTGGAAGGACGTGTGTTTAAAGAGAAAGAAGGTATGACCGTATGGGTGTCTGACGATAAAAACAGGATCCCCGTTTCAGCAAAGGCAGAAATCCTGGTTGGATCCATTCGAATGGACCTTACTAAATATTCGGGATTGTCGAATCCGGTGGCCTTGCTGGGGAAGTAGTGACAGGTCGCGACCTGTCGCTACTTCTCCGTAACGACAGGTCGCGACCTGTCGTTACATATACCCGGTAACGACAGGTCGCGACCTGTCGTTACGGGGTATGTAGCGACATACCGATAAACTTGTTCTTAATCAACAATTCTGCAATCTGAATCGCATTCGTTGCGGCGCCTTTTCGCAGGTTATCGGCAACGATCCAGCAGTTGAGCGTGTTGGCCTGCGTTTCATCCCGGCGGATACGTCCCACAAAAACTTCAT from Bacteroidota bacterium encodes the following:
- a CDS encoding 2-C-methyl-D-erythritol 4-phosphate cytidylyltransferase, whose translation is MRRFALLVAGGQGTRMQGTLPKQFLPLAGEPILAHTLRRFNQDDIEIFLVMHADYLSYWEETCENLENIPRHTLVPGGKTRAQSVAAGLAKLPDEGWVAVHDAVRPLCSSELIFRLYNAAAKEGSAVPVITCRDTLRLLTPDGSKTVPREHYRSVQTPQVFDIEKLKNAFKLPDFEHFTDEASLFEAAGHKVHLEAGEESNIKITFPSDLIVAEAVLKEI
- the truB gene encoding tRNA pseudouridine(55) synthase TruB translates to MNQPGPEGIVLLMNKPLEWTSFDVVKKVKWIIKAKKAGHAGTLDPLATGLLIICTEKKTKTISEIQDAEKEYTGTFYIGATTPSFDLETERDREFPIEHLKEENVRQAFLKFTGDIDQIPPMHSAIKTGGQRAYKIARRGDHVELKSRRLFIKEFELTRCELPEVDFRIVCSKGTYIRALARDIGETLGVGAHLSSLCRTRIGPYFLTDAFTIADLEAKYPKNKSLENLTATQNTENQ
- a CDS encoding undecaprenyl-diphosphate phosphatase; the encoded protein is MTTIQAVILAIIEGLTEFLPVSSTGHMIIASSIMGIAEEPFTKTFTVSIQFGAILSVVALYYKRFLQSIAFYKRLFLAFLPAAVLGFLMDDLIDMLLSNVLVVAFTLLAGGVLLIFIDDWIKGGTGNSAQQVTYNKAFKIGMFQCIAMIPGISRSAATIIGGLYCKLDRKTAAEFSFFLAVPTMFAATIFKVYKFSKEGLGVSDEQINLLIIGNIVGFIVAAIAIRSFITFLTQHGFMFFGYYRIIVGVGIIVLYIMGVDLKLV
- a CDS encoding DUF3098 domain-containing protein; the protein is MKREYQRSRLCFRKENYILLFISIGLLLIGYFLMAGGKAENPNVFNEEVFSFRRITLAPIVVMMGYALAIYAIVKKAD
- a CDS encoding cell division protein FtsX, whose amino-acid sequence is MTEEKKLVRKTQQASRLSTVVSISLVLFLLGALGIMLLHADKLSTYVKENIEVSLILKPEADSLAINDLITRIQSNNSIKSTRLITKDEAAATLKKDLGEDFLNFLGYNPLYPTLDVRLKAEYANEENIESFISSVKAHPVVKEVQYQPSLVESINRNLKTITWIMLTFSALLIIVSVALINNTIRISLYARRLLIKSMLLVGATKSFIRTPFLTLSIWNGLIGGFVSIFLLSGLMYLALLKIPELTLIRDYRLMGIVAIGLILTGVFLSLICTWFAVNKYLRYRTENLY
- a CDS encoding leucine--tRNA ligase yields the protein MDYNFREIEDKWQRYWRANSTYRTVETPGKKKYYVLDMFPYPSGAGLHVGHPLGYIASDIVARYKRLKGFNVLHPMGYDAFGLPAEQYAIQTGQHPKITTEQNIKRYREQLDKIGFSYDWSREIRTCEPEYYRWTQWIFIKLFHSWFNCLTEKAEPIENLIRLFETEGFNCNQPQYLTGDIEKNVPSFSVADWKEMSEKEQSDILLNFRLAYLSDAWVNWCPALGTVLANDEVKDGVSERGGYPVEKKMMKQWSLRITAYANRLLQDLDNLDWPESVKEAQRNWIGKSEGTSIRFKVVDHDAWMEVFTTRPDTVFGVSFVTLAPEHDLVNKITLPEYRTAVEEYVKHATNKSERERQADVKKVSGQFTGAYVLHPFTGEHIPVWIGEYVLAGYGTGAVMAVPGHDQRDFLFAKHFDLPVKEVVSGGDISMEAYTPKEGILVNSGFLNGLAVKQAIKEAILEIERLSIGQGQVNYRLRDAAFGRQRYWGEPIPVYYKDGIPHTLDASELPLVLPEIDKFQPTESGEPPLARAIDWKYKGEYDYESTTMPGWAGSSWYFLRYMDANNKSEFVSKEAVNYWEQVDFYLGGAEHATGHLLYVRFWTKFLHDLGLIPFGEPAKKLINQGMIQGVSAFVESES
- the scpB gene encoding SMC-Scp complex subunit ScpB, with the protein product MQLLLQHIEALIFASEQPITGDEILSCLKSVYGWELKKDQFHSLISELKEKYLSEDFSFELIEIADGYQFLTKKEYHHAVNTLLQIKARRRLSTAALETLAIIAYKQPLSKSEIEHIRGVNCDYSIQKLLEKELIIISGKGDGPGKPLLYATSKNFMDHFGLKSVKDLPKLKDLHIADNEIGTPADLMDHIDVPVDEEPGAAAFEEDESGTFHIEGTVDPEAAMGSLEQDLQDDSDPNNTKQE
- a CDS encoding DUF3108 domain-containing protein; the encoded protein is MKKLIIATLLALTLPFFTVAQTPLRKVENRAFGPSEVLEYRIHYGFIDAGVAKLEVDPVVKTVGGRQCYRVVGTGKSVGAFDWFFKVRDHYESYIDAEAMIPWLFIRRIEEGGYSKKQNVSFNHFKSTATSEKKTISTPGQVQDLISAFYYARTIDLTHAAVGDTFQINCYLDDEVFPMVIKYTGKEKVKTKAGTFNCIVFKPYLLEGRVFKEKEGMTVWVSDDKNRIPVSAKAEILVGSIRMDLTKYSGLSNPVALLGK